One region of Salvelinus sp. IW2-2015 linkage group LG6.1, ASM291031v2, whole genome shotgun sequence genomic DNA includes:
- the LOC111965215 gene encoding nuclear inhibitor of protein phosphatase 1, giving the protein MATNATAINLPSFDCPTWAGKPPPGLHLDVMKGDKMVEKLIIDEKKYYLFGRNPDMCDFTIDHQSCSRVHAALVYHKHLKRVFLIDNNSTHGTFLGHIRLEPNKPQQVPIDSTMSFGASTRAYTIREKPQSQQGTNAATGDSKAGEDEEGSKGLLGLPEEETELENLTEFNTAHNKRISTLTIEEGNLDIQRPKRKRRNSRVTFNEDDEVINPEDIDPSVGRFRNMVQTAVVPIKKQKMERHGSLSMDDVVTRRIHNYTFGGGLYGDLPPTSHEGHPTGAPSGATILGGLPLPFPNPAPEVNLAPDAPQPPVTLNPVPVTGPYPSEVLNEPRKKKYAKEAWPGKKPTPSLLI; this is encoded by the exons ATGGCGACTAATGCAACTGCTATAAACTTACCATCTTTTGATTGTCCAACATG GGCAGGCAAGCCCCCTCCAGGACTCCATTTGGACGTGATGAAAGGGGACAAAATGGTCGAG AAACTGATCATTGACGAGAAGAAGTACTACTTATTCGGGAGGAACCCGGACATGTGTGATTTCACCATCGACCACCAGTCATGTTCACGCGTGCATGCTGCCCTGGTCTACCACAAGCACCTGAAGAGGGTGTTCCTTATCGATAACAACAGCA CGCATGGTACCTTCCTGGGACACATCCGCCTGGAGCCCAATAAGCCTCAGCAGGTCCCCATAGACTCCACCATGTCGTTTGGGGCGTCCACGCGAGCCTACACCATCCGGGAGAAACCTCAGAGCCAGCAAGGAACCAACGCCGCCACGGGGGACAGCAAGGCCGGAGAGGACGAGGAGGGGTCTAAGGGTCTCTTAGGGTTACCAGAGGAGGAGACCGAGCtagag AACCTGACGGAGTTCAACACGGCGCACAACAAGCGCATTTCCACCCTGACCATCGAGGAGGGCAACCTAGATATCCAGAGACCTAAGAGGAAGAGGCGGAACTCAAGAGTCACCTTCAACGAGGACGATGAGGTCATCAACCCGG AGGACATTGACCCTTCAGTGGGGCGCTTCAGGAACATGGTGCAGACTGCTGTCGTCCCTATAAAG AAACAGAAAATGGAGAGGCACGGCTCACTTAGTATGGACGACGTTGTCACGAGGCGCATCCACAACTACACCTTCGGCGGCGGCCTTTACGGGGACCTGCCACCCACCAGCCACGAGGGCCACCCCACCGGGGCCCCGAGCGGCGCCACTATCCTGGGCGGTCTCCCTCTGCCCTTCCCAAACCCAGCCCCAGAGGTGAACCTGGCCCCGGACGCCCCCCAGCCACCTGTCACCCTCAACCCTGTCCCAGTCACAGGCCCCTATCCCTCCGAGGTCCTCAACGAGCCCCGCAAGAAAAAGTATGCCAAAGAGGCATGGCCAGGCAAGAAGCCCACTCCCTCCTTACTAATCTAA
- the LOC111965216 gene encoding LOW QUALITY PROTEIN: cytochrome P450 4B1-like (The sequence of the model RefSeq protein was modified relative to this genomic sequence to represent the inferred CDS: inserted 1 base in 1 codon), giving the protein MELFETLKKVTLDSYRIHHLVAIFSLVYIILKISKLIVKRNELIRALETFPGPPKHWLFGHVREFKQDGNDMYKVVKWGESYPLAFQMWFGPFVSILNIHHPDYVKTILASTEPKDDLSYRFLIPWIGDGLLVSXGQKWFRHRSPPDPWPFHYDVLQPYVKMMADSAKTMLDKWETHSKSDESFELFEHVSLMTLDSIMKCAFSSNTNCQTVRGGESGTNSYIKAVYELSDLVNVRFRTFPYHSEWIFQLSPHGYKYRKACNVAHSHTEEIIRKRKEALKDEKELGRIQAKRNLDFLDILLCARDEDQQGLSDEAIRAEVDTFMFEGHDTTASGISWTLYSLACNPEHQQICRDEVISVLEGRDTMEWEDLSKIPYTTMCIKESLRLYPPVPGMSRKITKPMTFFDGRTVPKGCLVGTSIFGIHRNATVWENPNAFDPLRFLPKNSAKRSPHAFVPFSAGPRNCIGQNFAMNEMKVVVAQTLKRYQLTEDPMKKPKMIPRLVLRSLNGIHVKIKPVDLEP; this is encoded by the exons ATGGAGTTATTTGAAACGTTGAAAAAAGTGACGCTAGATTCCTATCGCATTCATCACTTGGTTGCAATATTTAGCTTGGTCTATATCATTCTTAAAATCTCTAAACTTATTGTCAAAAGGAATGAATTGATTCGGGCGCTCGAGACATTCCCAGGACCACCAAAACACTGGCTTTTCGGGCATGTACGAGAG TTTAAACAAGATGGGAACGATATGTATAAGGTTGTCAAATGGGGAGAATCGTACCCCCTTGCATTTCAAATGTGGTTTGGTCCATTTGTTTCCATCCTCAATATTCACCACCCAGATTATGTCAAAACCATCCTGGCATCAACAG AGCCCAAAGATGACCTTTCATATAGATTTCTTATTCCATGGATAG gggaTGGTTTACTGGTGT GAGGTCAGAAATGGTTCCGCCACAGAAGCCCTCCTGACCCCTGGCCTTTCCATTACGATGTTTTACAA CCCTATGTCAAAATGATGGCTGATTCTGCCAAAACTATGCTG GACAAATGGGAGACTCACTCAAAATCCGACGAGTCATTTGAGTTATTTGAGCATGTGAGCCTCATGACACTGGACAGCATTATGAAGTGTGCCTTCAGCTCCAACACTAACTGCCAGACAgtgcgagggggagagag TGGAACCAACTCGTACATCAAGGCTGTGTACGAGCTTAGTGATCTGGTGAATGTCCGCTTCCGGACCTTTCCCTACCACAGCGAGTGGATCTTCCAACTTAGCCCACATGGGTACAAATACAGGAAAGCATGCAATGTTGCACACAGTCATACAG AGGAAATCATACGAAAGCGAAAAGAGGCCTTAAAGGACGAAAAGGAACTGGGCAGGATACAGGCTAAGAGAAACCTGGACTTTCTGGATATCCTGCTCTGCGCGCGA GACGAGGACCAGCAGGGCCTGTCGGATGAGGCTATCCGAGCGGAGGTGGACACCTTCATGTTCGAGGGCCACGACACCACAGCCAGTGGGATCTCCTGGACCCTGTACAGCCTGGCCTGCAACCCGGAGCACCAGCAGATCTGCAGGGACGAGGTCATCAGTGTCCTGGAGGGGAGGGACACCATGGAATG GGAAGATCTCAGTAAAATACCGTACACAACCATGTGTATAAAGGAATCCCTCCGCCTCTACCCTCCTGTACCTGGGATGTCCAGGAAGATAACCAAACCTATGACGTTCTTCGATGGGAGGACTGTGCCTAAAG GTTGTCTTGTTGGAACCAGCATTTTTGGCATTCATAGGAACGCAACCGTTTGGGAGAACCCTAAC GCATTCGACCCACTCCGATTTCTGCCCAAGAACTCTGCAAAAAGATCACCCCATGCCTTTGTCCCCTTCTCTGCCGGCCCGAG AAACTGCATTGGGCAGAACTTTGCCATGAATGAGATGAAGGTGGTGGTGGCACAGACACTCAAGCGATATCAGCTGACCGAGGACCCAATGAAGAAACCAAAAATGATTCCAAGACTGGTGCTCCGCTCACTCAACGGGATCCATGTGAAAATCAAACCTGTCGATCTTGAACCATAA